From Microcebus murinus isolate Inina chromosome 15, M.murinus_Inina_mat1.0, whole genome shotgun sequence, the proteins below share one genomic window:
- the NPY2R gene encoding neuropeptide Y receptor type 2: MGPVGAEADENQTVEEVKVEQYGPRQTTPRGELVPDPEPELIDSTKLIEVQVVLILAYCSIILLGVIGNSLVIHVVIKFKSMRTVTNFFIANLAVADLLVNTLCLPFTLTYTLMGEWKMGSVLCHLVPYAQGLAVQVSTITLTVIALDRHRCIVYHLESKISKRISFLIIGLAWGISALLASPLAIFREYSLIEIIPDFEIVACTEKWPGEEKSMYGTVYSLSSLLILYVLPLGIISFSYTRIWNKLKNHVSPGAANDHYHQRRQKTTKMLVCVVVVFAVSWLPLHAFQLAVDIDSQVLDLKEYKLIFTVFHIIAMCSTFANPLLYGWMNSNYRKAFLSAFRCEQRLDAIHSEVSVTFKAKKNLEVKKSNDPNDSFTEATNV; encoded by the coding sequence ATGGGCCCAGTGGGTGCAGAGGCTGATGAGAACCAGACAGTGGAAGAAGTGAAGGTGGAGCAATATGGACCAAGGCAAACCACTCCTAGAGGCGAACTGGTCCCTGACCCTGAGCCAGAGCTTATAGATAGCACGAAGCTGATCGAGGTACAGGTTGTCCTCATATTGGCCTATTGCTCCATCATCTTGCTTGGGGTAATTGGCAACTCCTTGGTGATCCATGTAGTGATTAAATTCAAGAGCATGCGCACGGTAACCAACTTTTTCATTGCCAATCTGGCCGTGGCGGATCTTTTGGTGAACACCCTGTGCCTGCCATTCACTCTTACCTACACCTTAATGGGGGAGTGGAAAATGGGTTCTGTCCTGTGCCACCTGGTGCCCTATGCCCAGGGCCTGGCGGTACAGGTGTCCACAATCACCTTGACAGTAATCGCCCTGGACCGGCATCGGTGCATCGTCTACCACCTGGAGAGCAAGATCTCCAAGCGAATCAGCTTCCTGATTATTGGCTTGGCCTGGGGCATCAGTGCCCTGCTGGCGAGTCCCCTGGCCATCTTCCGGGAGTATTCGCTCATTGAGATCATTCCGGACTTTGAGATTGTGGCCTGCACCGAGAAGTGGCCTGGCGAGGAGAAGAGCATGTACGGCACTGTCTACAGCCTCTCCTCCTTGTTGATTCTGTATGTTTTGCCTCTGGGCATCATATCTTTTTCCTACACTCGGATCTGGAACAAACTGAAGAACCACGTCAGCCCTGGAGCTGCCAACGACCACTACCATCAGCGAAGGCAGAAAACCACCAAAATGCTGGTGTGCGTGGTGGTGGTGTTTGCGGTGAGCTGGCTGCCTCTCCATGCCTTCCAGCTTGCGGTCGACATTGACAGTCAGGTGCTAGACCTGAAGGAGTACAAACTCATCTTCACGGTGTTCCACATCATCGCCATGTGCTCCACCTTCGCCAACCCCCTTCTGTATGGCTGGATGAACAGCAACTACAGAAAGGCCTTCCTGTCGGCCTTCCGCTGTGAGCAGCGCTTGGACGCCATTCACTCGGAGGTGTCGGTGACATTCAAGGCTAAAAAGAACCTGGAGGTCAAAAAGAGCAATGACCCCAATGACTCTTTCACAGAGGCTACCAATGTCTAG